In a single window of the Deinococcus aetherius genome:
- a CDS encoding SDR family NAD(P)-dependent oxidoreductase, with protein MPTLHGKVALVTGASRGVGRGVALGLGEAGATVYVTGRTLGGRHPEMPFLVGSLEETAADVTALGGQGVPVQCDHRDDAQTRAVIERITEEYGHLDVLVNNVWGGYEGLHRWDERGQAWNAPFWEQPLSIWNDMFDSGVRAHYVTTALAAPLLIAARGLVVNISFFAGGRHRGSENIPYFLAKNADDRMAEAFANHLRPHRVAAVSLYPGLVRTEGVLLAPEGAFDLSNSESPQFLGRAVAHLAADPGVLDRTGQVLVAAELAGEYGFTDIDGRRPRSIRPEFEAEGPGPESA; from the coding sequence ATGCCAACACTTCACGGAAAGGTCGCCCTCGTCACCGGGGCCAGCCGGGGCGTCGGGCGCGGGGTCGCCCTGGGGCTGGGGGAGGCCGGGGCCACGGTCTACGTGACGGGCCGCACCCTCGGCGGGCGCCACCCCGAGATGCCCTTCCTGGTGGGCAGCCTGGAGGAAACGGCGGCGGACGTGACCGCTCTCGGCGGGCAGGGCGTCCCGGTCCAGTGCGACCACCGTGACGACGCGCAGACTCGCGCTGTGATCGAGCGAATCACGGAAGAATACGGCCACCTCGACGTGCTCGTGAACAACGTCTGGGGCGGCTACGAGGGCCTGCACCGCTGGGACGAGCGCGGGCAGGCGTGGAACGCGCCGTTCTGGGAGCAACCGCTCTCGATCTGGAACGACATGTTCGACTCGGGCGTGCGGGCCCACTACGTCACCACTGCGCTCGCCGCGCCCCTCCTGATCGCGGCCCGGGGGCTCGTCGTCAACATCAGCTTCTTCGCGGGGGGGCGGCACCGGGGCAGCGAGAACATTCCCTATTTCCTCGCCAAGAACGCGGACGACCGGATGGCGGAGGCGTTCGCCAACCACCTGCGCCCGCACCGGGTCGCCGCCGTGTCGCTCTACCCCGGCCTCGTCCGCACCGAGGGCGTGCTCCTCGCCCCCGAGGGCGCCTTCGACCTCTCCAACTCGGAGTCGCCGCAGTTCCTGGGCCGCGCCGTCGCCCACCTCGCCGCCGACCCGGGCGTGCTGGACCGCACGGGCCAGGTGCTCGTCGCCGCAGAACTCGCCGGGGAGTACGGCTTCACCGACATAGACGGCAGGCGGCCCCGGTCGATTCGCCCCGAGTTCGAGGCGGAGGGACCGGGGCCGGAGTCGGCGTGA
- a CDS encoding DUF554 domain-containing protein: MSLLSQVSGTLINVAAVLLGTLLGLTLGGRLPERTQRTLLQTLSLVTLFIGLDMAGSLNRVTGGVVPGVILALISLALGAVIGEALGIEEGLTRLGERLRRRFQGGGRFTEGFVAASLLFCVGPMTVVGGLQNGLTGDSGTYVLKSTLDGIASLALAGAYGIGVGFSVITVLVLQGGLSLAAGAFAAGLLGGADPGVLKTNAYVLMITGAGGLIISGISWNLMLAGLGWEDRRVRVGSMLPALVVAPLALWVAGRLG; encoded by the coding sequence ATGAGCCTCCTCTCGCAAGTCTCCGGCACCCTGATCAACGTGGCCGCCGTTCTGCTGGGCACCCTGCTGGGGCTCACCCTCGGCGGGCGGCTTCCCGAGCGCACCCAGCGCACCCTGCTGCAAACGCTCAGCCTGGTCACCCTCTTCATCGGGCTCGACATGGCGGGGAGCCTCAACCGGGTGACGGGCGGGGTCGTCCCCGGCGTGATCCTCGCGCTGATCAGCCTCGCGCTGGGGGCCGTGATCGGCGAGGCGCTGGGCATCGAGGAGGGGCTGACCCGGCTGGGCGAGCGGTTGAGGCGGCGCTTCCAGGGGGGCGGGCGCTTCACGGAAGGTTTTGTCGCCGCCAGCCTGCTCTTCTGCGTCGGGCCGATGACGGTGGTGGGGGGCCTCCAGAACGGCCTGACCGGGGACAGCGGCACCTACGTCCTCAAGAGCACCCTCGACGGCATCGCCTCGCTCGCGCTGGCGGGGGCGTACGGCATCGGGGTGGGCTTCAGCGTGATCACCGTGCTCGTCCTCCAGGGGGGCCTCAGCCTCGCGGCGGGGGCCTTCGCGGCCGGGCTGCTCGGCGGGGCGGACCCGGGCGTCCTGAAGACGAACGCCTACGTCCTGATGATCACCGGGGCGGGCGGCCTGATCATCTCCGGCATCAGTTGGAACCTGATGCTCGCCGGACTGGGCTGGGAGGACCGCCGGGTGCGGGTGGGGAGTATGCTTCCGGCCCTCGTCGTCGCGCCGCTCGCGCTGTGGGTGGCGGGGCGGCTGGGGTAG
- a CDS encoding leishmanolysin-related zinc metalloendopeptidase, whose product MSRLPLSAAALALTALLASCGGQNREAGVQAPTAAQEGAVLPGVAALPLDPYLSAGPVGEQATEAYNITLRFAAGSDASVVNAMNAAASRWQGVITQGLPSVTANVPANSCGSNAAFSGTIDDILVFTGNKSIDGPGGVLAQSGPCSIRSSSGLTTYSTLVFDTADLGQFSSQLADIAVHELGHSLGIGSLWRTFGLVSGTGTTNPVYTGTNGVREYRAFGGTLSTVPVENQGGSGTAGAHWRETTFKNELMTGYLNSGVKNPLSRLSIGSLQDMGYAVNYGAADAYSLTTAQAVTEQLDLGGREEIITPKYRSQ is encoded by the coding sequence ATGTCCCGACTCCCCCTCAGCGCCGCTGCCCTCGCCCTGACCGCCCTGCTCGCCTCGTGCGGGGGCCAGAACCGGGAGGCGGGCGTGCAGGCGCCGACCGCCGCACAGGAGGGCGCCGTGTTGCCCGGCGTCGCTGCCCTGCCGCTCGACCCGTACCTCAGCGCCGGGCCGGTGGGCGAGCAGGCGACCGAGGCCTACAACATCACCCTGCGCTTCGCCGCCGGAAGCGACGCGAGCGTGGTAAACGCGATGAACGCCGCCGCGAGCCGCTGGCAGGGCGTGATCACCCAGGGGCTGCCGAGCGTGACGGCGAACGTCCCCGCCAATTCCTGCGGCAGCAACGCGGCGTTCTCGGGCACCATCGACGACATCCTGGTGTTCACGGGCAACAAGAGCATCGACGGCCCCGGCGGCGTCCTCGCCCAGAGCGGCCCGTGCTCCATCCGCTCGTCGAGCGGTCTGACGACCTACTCGACCCTGGTCTTCGACACCGCCGACCTCGGGCAGTTCAGCTCGCAGCTCGCCGACATCGCCGTGCACGAACTCGGGCACTCGCTGGGGATCGGGAGCCTGTGGCGGACCTTCGGCCTCGTGAGCGGGACCGGCACCACCAACCCCGTCTATACCGGCACCAACGGGGTGCGCGAGTACCGCGCCTTCGGCGGCACGCTGAGCACCGTGCCCGTCGAGAACCAGGGCGGCTCGGGCACGGCGGGCGCGCACTGGCGCGAGACCACCTTCAAGAACGAGCTGATGACCGGCTACCTCAACAGCGGTGTCAAGAACCCGCTCTCGCGCCTGAGCATCGGCTCCTTGCAGGACATGGGCTACGCGGTGAACTACGGCGCGGCGGACGCCTACAGCCTGACGACCGCGCAGGCGGTGACCGAGCAGCTCGACCTCGGCGGGCGCGAGGAGATCATCACGCCGAAGTACCGCAGCCAGTAA
- a CDS encoding helix-turn-helix domain-containing protein, with protein MTLTEQFQTLPKLLKVSEVADFTGTHERTVRRWIRDGRLGAVEHPSGLRVPRRSLWRFLGLDLGLSA; from the coding sequence TTGACGCTCACCGAACAGTTCCAGACGCTCCCGAAGCTCCTGAAGGTCAGCGAGGTCGCCGACTTCACGGGCACCCACGAACGCACCGTCCGCCGCTGGATCCGGGACGGCCGCCTCGGCGCGGTCGAACACCCGAGCGGCCTGCGCGTGCCCCGGCGCTCGCTGTGGCGCTTCCTGGGTCTGGACCTCGGCCTGAGCGCCTGA
- a CDS encoding phosphotransferase enzyme family protein: MRPEEVARVWDVGAVRAVAPLGGGSINGAFRVWAEAGTFHLRVYRSTEQARVEREHAAIALAVEAGLPTPPPLVTRAGGTVGRSGAALAALFPVAPGAPVARGSLTPAHAAALGAFLADLHDRLPSSAPFDVPGLGVSSVGRAIERLERVRSALLALPRPDEVDGWALERTGQRLAYLGASPSPDYPPAFPSRFLHGDYHDGNVFFGGTRPTALIDWEQTRRAPRAWEVVRCLHLSLGLNPALGEPFLGAYRARLSLPAGELADGAAFYALVQERNVWTYESVYLEGNPGPRMFIRPPYVPSGKAWAESGLA, from the coding sequence GTGAGGCCCGAGGAGGTCGCGCGGGTCTGGGACGTGGGCGCGGTGCGGGCCGTCGCTCCGCTGGGGGGCGGGAGTATCAACGGGGCCTTCCGGGTGTGGGCGGAGGCGGGAACTTTCCACCTGCGCGTCTACCGAAGCACCGAGCAGGCGCGGGTCGAGCGGGAGCACGCGGCGATTGCCCTCGCCGTGGAGGCCGGGCTTCCCACGCCGCCGCCGCTCGTGACCCGGGCGGGGGGCACGGTGGGGCGGTCGGGGGCCGCCCTCGCCGCCCTCTTTCCCGTGGCCCCCGGGGCGCCCGTCGCGCGGGGGAGCCTGACGCCCGCCCACGCGGCGGCCCTCGGCGCCTTCCTCGCGGACCTCCATGACCGGCTCCCCTCCTCCGCGCCGTTCGACGTTCCCGGGCTCGGGGTGTCGAGCGTGGGCCGAGCGATTGAACGGCTGGAGCGCGTGCGCTCGGCCCTCCTCGCCCTGCCCCGCCCCGACGAGGTGGACGGCTGGGCGCTGGAGAGGACGGGGCAGCGGTTGGCGTACCTCGGGGCCTCGCCCTCGCCCGACTACCCTCCCGCCTTTCCCTCACGTTTCCTGCACGGCGACTACCACGACGGCAACGTGTTCTTCGGGGGCACGCGGCCCACCGCCCTGATCGACTGGGAGCAGACCCGCCGCGCCCCCCGCGCCTGGGAGGTCGTGCGCTGCCTGCACCTCAGCCTGGGACTGAACCCGGCCCTGGGCGAGCCCTTCCTGGGAGCCTACCGCGCCCGTCTGTCCCTTCCCGCCGGGGAACTGGCGGACGGCGCGGCCTTCTACGCCCTCGTGCAGGAGCGCAACGTGTGGACCTACGAGAGCGTGTACCTGGAGGGCAACCCGGGCCCGAGGATGTTCATCCGCCCGCCGTACGTTCCCTCTGGAAAGGCCTGGGCAGAGTCGGGGCTGGCCTAG
- a CDS encoding cytochrome P450, with protein sequence MSLPAFALPLTDPAFVRDPSPWLARVREETPAFRDPRLGRVFLTRHGDIAALLRDRRFGRSALHRYSRDELGWPPPDSAQANFDAFNGNHLLDSEPPKHTRLRSLVSLAFTPRRVEALAGRIEALLARQLAEVGGGRFDLVAEYAESLPVTVIAELLGVPPEERSQLRPWSAAIVRLYEPSYTREEQVAAERAVLDFSALLRDLAHLRRQAPRDDLITALVQAEEGGDRLTERELIDTCILLLNAGHEASVNGLSAGVLALLREPEKWRTLAQAAPRQGSLPLFRTALEELLRFDTPLPLFERYALEEVTLHGETVRPGEKVGLLYASGNRDPRRFERPDELDLTRDPNPHLTFGLGTHYCLGAPLARLELSLSLRALARTFPGLRLADPASEPEYVGGFVIRGLRRLDVVPG encoded by the coding sequence ATGTCCCTGCCCGCGTTCGCGCTGCCCCTGACTGACCCGGCGTTCGTGCGTGACCCCTCCCCCTGGCTGGCGCGGGTGCGCGAGGAGACGCCCGCCTTCCGCGACCCCAGGCTGGGCCGCGTCTTCCTGACCCGGCACGGGGACATCGCGGCGCTGCTGCGGGACCGCCGCTTCGGGCGCAGCGCCCTGCACCGTTACTCGCGCGACGAGCTGGGCTGGCCGCCGCCCGACTCGGCCCAGGCGAACTTCGACGCCTTCAACGGCAACCACCTCCTCGACTCCGAGCCGCCCAAGCACACCCGGCTGCGCTCGCTCGTCAGCCTCGCCTTCACGCCCCGGCGGGTGGAGGCCCTGGCGGGGCGAATCGAGGCACTGCTGGCGCGACAACTGGCGGAGGTAGGGGGGGGCCGCTTCGACCTTGTGGCCGAATACGCCGAGTCCCTGCCCGTCACGGTGATCGCCGAACTGCTGGGGGTGCCGCCGGAAGAACGTAGTCAACTGCGCCCCTGGTCGGCGGCCATCGTGCGGCTGTACGAACCTAGCTACACCCGCGAGGAGCAGGTGGCGGCGGAGCGGGCCGTGCTGGACTTCAGCGCCCTGCTGCGCGATCTCGCCCACCTTCGCCGACAGGCCCCGCGAGACGACCTGATCACCGCCCTCGTCCAGGCCGAGGAGGGCGGCGACCGCCTGACCGAGCGCGAACTCATCGACACCTGCATCCTGCTCCTGAACGCCGGGCACGAGGCGTCGGTGAACGGCCTCTCGGCGGGCGTGCTCGCGCTGTTGCGGGAGCCCGAGAAGTGGCGGACGCTCGCACAGGCCGCCCCGCGCCAGGGCAGCCTGCCCCTCTTCCGCACGGCGCTGGAGGAACTGCTGCGCTTCGACACGCCCCTGCCCCTCTTCGAGCGGTACGCGCTGGAGGAGGTCACTCTGCACGGCGAGACCGTGCGCCCCGGCGAGAAGGTGGGCCTCCTGTACGCGAGCGGCAACCGCGACCCGCGCCGCTTCGAGCGCCCGGACGAGCTGGACCTGACCCGCGACCCCAACCCGCACCTGACCTTCGGGCTGGGGACGCACTACTGCCTGGGCGCGCCTCTCGCGCGGCTCGAACTCTCTCTCAGCCTGCGCGCCCTGGCCCGCACCTTTCCGGGGCTGCGCCTCGCCGACCCGGCCTCGGAGCCCGAGTACGTGGGCGGCTTCGTGATCCGGGGCCTCCGGCGGCTGGACGTGGTGCCGGGGTGA
- a CDS encoding ABC transporter substrate-binding protein, which yields MKKAIAVVSLIAAFSAATHAGAVTLTLACGAVGQELELCKAGADRWAKKTGNTVRIFESPNLTNDRLGLYQQQLAARSSDIDVYQLDVIWPGLLSQHFVDLKGKVPAAEINQFFPRIVEANTVNGKLVSLPWFTDAGLLYYRTDLLKKYGYSAPPKTWAELATMAKKIQDGERPANQTFAGFVFQGKNYEGLTCDALEWVNSFGGGTIVDNTGKVTINNPKAAQALDTAASWIRNISPAGVTTYGEEEARGIFQSGNAAFMRNWPYAYALAQGEDSKVKGKIGVAPLPAGVGGKPSATLGGWNLGVSSYSKNQAAAIDLVRYLTSPAEQKIRAIEGAYNPTIPALYKDQAILKANPFFGSLYSVFTNAVPRPSAATKGKYNQVSQAFSTAVSNVLNGKAKGQAAVAQLSTEIARIKGRGF from the coding sequence ATGAAGAAAGCAATTGCCGTCGTCAGCCTCATCGCCGCGTTCAGCGCCGCCACCCACGCCGGGGCCGTGACGCTCACCCTGGCCTGTGGGGCCGTGGGTCAGGAACTCGAGCTGTGCAAGGCGGGCGCCGACCGCTGGGCCAAGAAGACCGGGAACACCGTTCGAATCTTCGAGAGCCCGAACCTCACGAACGACCGCCTGGGCCTGTACCAGCAGCAGCTCGCCGCGCGCAGCAGCGACATCGACGTGTACCAGCTCGACGTGATCTGGCCCGGTCTGCTCTCGCAGCACTTCGTGGACCTCAAGGGCAAGGTGCCCGCCGCCGAGATCAACCAGTTCTTCCCGCGCATCGTCGAGGCCAACACCGTGAACGGCAAGCTGGTCTCGCTGCCCTGGTTCACCGACGCCGGGCTGCTGTACTACCGCACCGACCTGCTGAAGAAGTACGGCTACTCCGCGCCCCCCAAGACCTGGGCCGAACTCGCCACCATGGCGAAGAAGATCCAGGACGGCGAGCGCCCGGCGAACCAGACCTTCGCGGGCTTCGTCTTCCAGGGCAAGAACTACGAGGGCCTGACCTGTGACGCGCTGGAGTGGGTGAACTCCTTCGGCGGCGGGACCATCGTGGACAACACCGGCAAGGTCACCATCAACAACCCCAAGGCCGCCCAGGCCCTCGACACCGCCGCGAGCTGGATTCGCAACATCAGCCCGGCGGGCGTGACGACCTACGGCGAGGAGGAGGCGCGCGGCATCTTCCAGTCGGGGAACGCGGCCTTCATGCGCAACTGGCCCTACGCCTACGCGCTGGCCCAGGGCGAGGACTCCAAGGTGAAGGGCAAGATCGGCGTGGCGCCGCTGCCCGCCGGGGTGGGCGGCAAGCCCTCCGCGACGCTCGGCGGCTGGAACCTCGGCGTGAGCTCGTACTCCAAGAACCAGGCCGCCGCCATCGACCTGGTGCGCTACCTGACCAGCCCGGCCGAGCAGAAGATCCGCGCCATCGAGGGGGCCTACAACCCCACCATCCCGGCCCTGTACAAGGACCAGGCGATCCTGAAGGCCAACCCCTTCTTCGGCAGCCTGTACAGCGTGTTCACGAACGCGGTGCCCCGCCCCTCGGCGGCCACCAAGGGCAAGTACAACCAGGTGTCGCAGGCCTTCAGCACTGCCGTGAGCAACGTGCTCAACGGCAAGGCCAAGGGTCAGGCCGCCGTGGCCCAGCTCTCGACCGAAATCGCCCGCATCAAGGGGCGCGGCTTCTAA
- a CDS encoding carbohydrate ABC transporter permease, whose translation MTTKATPPTAVAPTRRRGIETARARQAIWLLLPTLIAIAVVAGYPLYRTFFFALHEANLTTPDQRTFLGLGNFWFTTDEGVPLGFLQDPKWWTAVRNTLLFTVVSVFLETVLGMIIALVVNSAFKGRAFLRTAMLVPWAIPTVVSAQMWAYMYNDSFGLVGRGLLGGQALLANTDSAIWALIAVDVWKTTSFMALLILAGLQSLPGDMYEAADMDGASRWTQFWRLTLPLLRPALLVALVFRSLDALRVFDIMYVMLGPVNASSTSMTGYARLAMIDNSQLGLGSAVAVAIFLIIMVIVVMYVTAFRVKFD comes from the coding sequence ATGACCACCAAGGCCACACCACCCACCGCCGTAGCCCCCACCCGCAGGCGCGGCATCGAGACGGCGCGGGCCCGCCAGGCGATCTGGCTGCTGTTGCCGACACTCATCGCCATAGCGGTCGTGGCGGGCTATCCCCTTTACCGCACCTTCTTCTTCGCGCTGCACGAGGCCAACCTCACCACGCCTGACCAGCGCACCTTCCTGGGGCTGGGGAACTTCTGGTTCACCACCGACGAGGGCGTGCCGCTGGGCTTCCTGCAAGACCCCAAGTGGTGGACGGCGGTGCGGAACACGCTGCTCTTCACGGTCGTCAGCGTGTTCCTGGAAACGGTTCTCGGCATGATCATCGCGCTCGTGGTAAACAGCGCCTTCAAGGGCCGGGCCTTCCTGCGCACCGCGATGCTGGTGCCGTGGGCGATTCCCACGGTGGTGAGCGCCCAGATGTGGGCGTATATGTACAACGACTCCTTCGGGCTGGTCGGGCGCGGTCTGCTGGGCGGGCAGGCGCTGCTCGCCAACACCGACTCCGCGATCTGGGCGCTGATCGCCGTGGACGTGTGGAAGACGACCTCCTTCATGGCGCTGCTGATCCTGGCAGGCCTGCAAAGCCTGCCGGGCGACATGTACGAGGCCGCCGACATGGACGGCGCGAGCAGGTGGACCCAGTTCTGGCGCCTGACCCTGCCCCTGCTGAGACCCGCCCTGCTAGTCGCGCTCGTCTTCCGCAGCCTCGACGCCCTGCGCGTCTTCGACATCATGTACGTGATGCTGGGACCGGTGAACGCCTCCAGCACCTCCATGACCGGCTACGCCCGCCTCGCCATGATCGACAACTCGCAGCTCGGCCTGGGCAGCGCGGTCGCCGTGGCGATCTTCCTGATCATCATGGTGATCGTGGTCATGTACGTCACCGCGTTCCGGGTGAAGTTCGACTGA
- a CDS encoding carbohydrate ABC transporter permease gives MYLKRTNPFMFYLQRVLFYVLVLVITVYLLFPFFWAVLTSFRRAGDLFLPPLQFLTAPSTLSNYTQVFSNPNFQRGLLYSVIVAVASVVISLLLGSFAAYALGRFKFRGKAFILYIILAVSVFPQIAVLGGLFTLVQATRLFNSPVALIFSYLIFTIPFTVWVLTSFVRDIPGELEEAALVDGASPLQTLFRVLFPVMMPALVTTGLLAFINAWNEYLFALTFTSSNRTVPVVIANYSGASQYDQPWGPIMAASIVVTVPLIILVLVFQRNIVSGLTAGAVKG, from the coding sequence ATGTATCTGAAACGCACCAACCCGTTCATGTTCTACCTCCAGCGCGTCCTCTTCTACGTGCTCGTCCTCGTCATCACGGTGTACCTGCTCTTCCCCTTCTTCTGGGCGGTGCTGACGAGCTTCCGGCGGGCCGGGGACCTCTTCCTGCCGCCGCTGCAATTCCTCACGGCGCCCTCCACCTTGAGCAACTACACGCAGGTCTTCTCCAACCCCAACTTCCAGCGCGGGCTGCTCTACAGCGTGATCGTGGCGGTCGCGTCGGTGGTCATCAGCCTGCTGCTGGGCAGTTTTGCCGCCTACGCGCTGGGGCGCTTCAAGTTCAGGGGCAAGGCCTTTATCCTCTACATCATCCTCGCGGTGAGCGTCTTTCCGCAGATCGCGGTGCTGGGCGGCCTGTTCACCCTGGTGCAGGCCACGAGGCTCTTCAACAGCCCGGTCGCCCTGATCTTCAGCTACCTGATCTTCACGATCCCCTTCACGGTCTGGGTGCTGACCTCCTTCGTGCGGGACATTCCCGGTGAGCTGGAGGAGGCCGCGCTCGTGGACGGCGCCTCGCCGCTCCAGACGCTCTTCCGGGTGCTCTTCCCGGTGATGATGCCCGCGCTGGTCACGACCGGGCTGCTCGCCTTCATCAACGCCTGGAACGAGTACCTCTTCGCGCTGACTTTCACGAGTTCCAACCGCACGGTGCCCGTGGTGATCGCCAACTACTCCGGCGCCTCGCAGTACGACCAGCCGTGGGGGCCGATCATGGCGGCGAGCATCGTGGTGACGGTGCCGCTGATCATCCTGGTGCTGGTGTTCCAGCGCAACATCGTCTCCGGCCTGACCGCCGGGGCCGTGAAGGGCTGA
- a CDS encoding ABC transporter substrate-binding protein has protein sequence MRRLALPLTFLLAASAQAAPVRIEFWHAMDQGTVAGYAQAFNRSQSTYEVVPVAGGNYRELNDKLQAALKAGKAPPLAQVEFTRFARLAADGGLTDLSRLTDALPGSLTGDLYPPIWRAGEVGGKRYGLPWNVSVPVLMYNAGALRREGVSVPGTWAEVESVSRQLATRGRRPLVAAADAWTFEANVTSRGGSLVVNGRPNLNGPEAVAALTQLARMSEAGVAQPRRLSEATRAAFDFARGQNLFVAASVANWTDARKLPFFQLGIAPFPCGKAGECSLPLGGAHLVVPQGASPQEQAGAVAFWQFLMEPARLAEWVKSTAYAPTRRSVTPLLNDWYARNPQIRAAHAQLDHAVPRPTAPAFEQWTLYLEDAISQATTGKLSARAALDEAQRKAEGK, from the coding sequence ATGCGCCGCCTCGCCCTGCCCCTGACCTTCCTGCTGGCCGCCTCCGCCCAGGCCGCCCCCGTCCGCATCGAGTTCTGGCACGCGATGGACCAGGGCACGGTCGCGGGGTACGCCCAGGCCTTCAACCGCTCCCAGTCCACCTACGAGGTCGTGCCCGTGGCGGGCGGCAACTACCGCGAGCTGAACGACAAGCTCCAGGCCGCTCTGAAGGCGGGCAAGGCTCCCCCGCTCGCCCAGGTCGAGTTCACCCGCTTCGCCCGGCTGGCGGCGGACGGCGGGCTCACCGACCTCTCGCGGCTGACGGACGCGTTGCCGGGCAGTCTCACCGGGGACCTCTACCCCCCGATCTGGCGGGCGGGAGAGGTCGGAGGCAAACGCTACGGCCTCCCCTGGAACGTCAGCGTGCCCGTCCTGATGTACAACGCGGGGGCGCTGCGCCGGGAGGGGGTGTCGGTCCCGGGGACCTGGGCGGAGGTCGAGAGCGTCAGCCGCCAGCTCGCCACCCGGGGCCGCCGTCCCCTCGTCGCCGCCGCCGACGCCTGGACCTTCGAGGCGAACGTGACCTCGCGGGGCGGCAGCCTCGTCGTGAACGGCCGCCCCAACCTGAATGGACCGGAGGCGGTCGCGGCCCTCACCCAGCTCGCCCGCATGAGTGAGGCCGGGGTCGCCCAGCCCAGGCGGCTCTCGGAGGCCACCCGCGCCGCCTTCGACTTCGCGCGGGGACAGAACCTCTTCGTCGCCGCCAGCGTCGCCAACTGGACCGACGCGCGCAAGCTGCCCTTCTTCCAGCTCGGTATCGCGCCCTTTCCCTGCGGGAAGGCGGGGGAGTGCTCGCTGCCCCTCGGCGGTGCCCACCTCGTCGTGCCGCAGGGGGCCTCCCCTCAGGAGCAGGCCGGGGCCGTCGCTTTCTGGCAGTTCCTGATGGAGCCCGCCCGCCTCGCCGAGTGGGTCAAGAGCACCGCCTACGCGCCCACCCGCCGCAGCGTGACGCCCCTCCTGAACGACTGGTACGCGAGAAATCCCCAGATCAGGGCCGCCCACGCCCAGCTCGACCACGCGGTGCCCCGCCCCACCGCCCCCGCCTTCGAGCAGTGGACCCTGTACCTGGAGGATGCCATCTCGCAGGCCACCACCGGCAAGCTGAGCGCGAGGGCGGCGCTGGACGAGGCGCAGCGCAAGGCGGAGGGGAAGTAG